Within Phaenicophaeus curvirostris isolate KB17595 chromosome 7, BPBGC_Pcur_1.0, whole genome shotgun sequence, the genomic segment GAAAGCATCATCAATGCAGGTAACGGGTTGAACGCTGACAGAACTCAGGGGAATACACTTCTCTTGCCATGCTGCTGCGCCCAGCACCGCCCAATAGTCATACaccattttaaataacaactgcaaaacaaactataacaaacaaaccaaagagaCCACGCCAGCAAGCGCGCTCGGCTCGCTTGTAGATGACCAATAGAGCTTTGCAAGCTTTAGGGTAAGCCAGCAAATAAGCACAAAAGCCAGCAGATTATTTATcgctggaaaaaaacacataaagCTGCATCTTTTAAAGCAGGCAGGTGTAAATCCAGGACAAGGCTTTGGCAGGTCAGTCCAGCTGTGCCACTTGCAAGCTGATGTTAAAACATCTGTTAAGCAGTCCCTCCCCCTGGCTTCACGTGGGGCAGCCCAACTGCTGAACCGCCTGCTCCCTGTGTGCTCAGATAAAAAACACCTAAAAGCGGCGTGTGGGGCAGTAGTTTCAGTTTTGCACCTTGTGTTTTCCAAAGGCAACGAAATTCCTGCAACTCTTTGTCAGCACACGCACACAAAAAGGTATTACATGGCCAAAGTGGCGCTCAACAGAAAACTTTCTCCCAGGAAACAAGGTACGGAAGCAGCCAAGCTCTACAGCAAGGGAAATGCTGTGCATGTTCTCCTGGCTCCCAGCAGCCCCGCGCTTGTAGGAGGCACCAACACAACCCACACCCTGCCTTTGACACCAAAACAACGCAAGGAGATGACCAGTAAGGTTAGAGGACTGAGCCTGCCCTCAGGAGGATGGATTCATGTCCAGTTAGGTGAACGATGATGAgctgggaagaaggagaaagcagcttccagctgcttttccaaGGGCGGAAGGAATCGGGCCAGGGAACTGCCAATCTCGGGTTTAGAGTTCAAATGCGGGGAACCTGGCGCTGGTCGGCACCAGCAGGTCAGCGAGAAAGTAAATCGTTCCAGCCATTCCTgaggacaagagaaaacaaatgaggCGATTCAAAGAGGTTCCCTATGGGCACCCGTGTTGTCAGTTATCCTGGGGGAAAGGGGTCGCGAAGGCAGAAGTAAGGACACCGTTTGCAGAAGGACCAAAGTGATTTCCAAGGTGTGAATTTCCCCAAGTGATTTAGTTACCGCCGTGCGGAAAGCATTTTGAAGTGAATCAAACGTTGAACAGCACCTGGGAAAACACGATCGGTCTCGCCGAATCCATCCCACTCCCTTGTGCTTTCCCTGTCTGCACATTTAACCATCTGAATACCCTTGCAGAACTCCAGGCCCTGTGATGCTGCTGCCCCAGGTTCTCACTGGTGTAACCTGgcctgcagcagggctggagagaTGGACGCTGGCTGAGGAACTGGCTCTCCTTCAGCAACACCTGCTGATGGCAGAGTCTGGGGGGAGCCAGGAAGGGCCATAGGAGCCAAAGCCTACAAAAGCAGTCCTGTTTGTTCCTCAGTCCTTAAAAAAGCACATATAAGACAGTCCGAGAAGCCAGGCTGCAGACCAGGCTCAGGCAggctttgtcctgtcccccacaAAGAACTCCCCTTAAGCCCTGGGGGCAGAACCTATGCCGGAGGCCAAGAGGAGAAGATGCTCCCCCTAAGGCATTAGAAGCAGACTGCTTCTGGGAAAGGGTAGAAATAGGGAATACAATTTCCTTCCCATCCTCTACACTGAGTTTTGCAAGGACTGCAGTGGAGCGTGTATTTGGTTTTCCTCGGAGCTGCACTGGCTCCGATCCAGGATCCACAGAGAAAGTTACCTTCAAAGAGAGAGAACGGCGTGTCTGGGGTCCGGCACCCGTGCTGGCCATAGCTTAAACACCACTCTGCAAACTGAGAGAAGAGGAGCAAAAAAGCGTTCAAATCTTATTAAAGACAGATCTTAAAAGCAATGCTGCCCCCCTCTTCATGTTATCCCCTGCTGAGCAAGGCTGCTGTGGGACCTTCCTTCCTACAGGCCGTCAGACAGTGCCTGCGCTGCCGTGGGACTCTTCTGGAGCAGCTGCTCAGACCTGGCTGCAACACCACCACACCAGAAACCGTGctgcaaaggcagcagtgaGCAATCCCCTGCCCCCTCCTCACAGAGCTCTTACCTTGCAGGCCCTGTACAGGTATTTCATGTTCTGCGTGAGGTTGTAGAGTGCTAGGAAGCCGTAAGCGTTGCCGGCTGTCCCGTGGCACAGCCCGTAGCCTTTCTTCAGTAACCCGTGCTGCCAGATCACTTCCGCGCACTGCAGGGCATCGTGTAGGTACTGCTCCTCCCCAAAGACCTATAGAGACAAGAAACGTTGCCCCTCGCTGAGATGATTTCCTCCTCACAAGGAGTGAGTGGGGACGCTCAAGTTGATTAGTTTCTCTCCTACTGAAGCCTTAATGCTGTGACGTTGCCGTCTGATTTAAAGGAGGAGGGTTTAGATATGGTGAACGGGGCTCTATGAGGAATGCGATAAGCTGCCACCTCCTGCAGGAGGACATCCTCACAGCTGATGGGTATTAtcaaaaataagcatttaaaagattaatttctgTATTGGTCAGCGATCCCTGTGGGGGGGGATTCCACTGTAACGATTCAACCTActcacgggtggatgagatgctaaggggcatggtttagtgtttgataggaatggttggactcgataatccggtgggtctcttccaacctggttattctacgattttatgattctactcTCAACAGAGCCTTTCCCACAATGCAGTTGCACATTTAGGGGTCCCCAAAGGGTCTCTGCAAGGTTTCTGGTACCTTGTAGGCCTGGAGAAGCATGTAGATAACTCCTGGTGCCCCGTGGCACCAGTGGACGAGGAGGTCTCTGGCGTCACCCACGCACGGAGGGTAATTGCCTGATGGGAACTTGAGCTGGCAGACGTAGTCCACGCTGGGTTTGACGGCGTTGTGGAGCTTGACTTGGCTCACTCCAAGGCCAGGCTAAGAGAGGAAGCGTTAAATCAGGTGCAATTACCATTCTGTCTCTTCCCTACGAGGCCCAGGATCTGCCCGAAAGGCGGGAACAAAGCCATCTATAGCCACGTTCTCCCTTACTCCTTGTACATGAAGTAATTCCTTTGGTCCCGATTTCTCATCACAAATATTCACTTGACCCCAGGCTGATCTGCCCTCCAGCAGGGACTTTTTTCCAGTCACACTCTTGCATCCCCAGAAAGAGAGACtgtccagtcccacccctgccctgggcagggagacctcccactggatcaggggctccaagccccatccaacccggccttgaacccctccagggatggggcagccaccactgccctgggcagcctgggccagggcctcccctccctcacagcaaaacatttcttcctgaaatctcatcttaatctcccctctttcagctgaaaactcttccccttgtcctctctgtgcactccctgatcaagagctttcctgtaggcaccTCTTTATCGAACTCCAGGAAAATTCAGTCACACAGGCTTGGAGAAAACCCTCAGAAGTGGGGATGCAGGATCAAATGCAGGAGCAAGTCCATCAGACAAGGGATGTTGCCCAGCCTGGCATCACCAAACGCCCATTCGAACATTCCTCCTTGTTTAAAGCAGCATGACAGAGCTCCCCTGCAGCGCCTCGTACCTGCATGAGGTAGTAGTAAATCCCCGCCAGCCCGTGGGCTGCCCCCACGTAGTACTCCTGGTACCACTCGTACATCAGGGGGCTCTTTCCTGTAAAGTTCCTCCTCTTGGCCAAGCTCTCTCCTGAGGCCACGACGGCTTCGCAGACCTGTGGGTGGGAAGAGATGCAGGAGAGGGAAATGCTGCTGTTTTGGACAAGGCACAGTGCATATCCTGACACAGAACAAGAGCTGTTTTCCTGCCCAAGCAGAGGGAAGAGCACAGGTGAGGGAGTGAAATATCTGCCATTCCAGTCCTGCCTACAGATTTATATGGATGGCAGGGACTTGTGGAGCTTTGTCCCTCTGGAAGAAGAGCAGCAGGGATACCATGATGTGGTTTCTCCCTTGTTCTCTATGTCCAGCGTTGATTTTTACCTGCCCAAAGACGAGCCGCGTGGGAAGCGACAGCTAATGAATCAGCAGAAGGCAGAGTACCTGCTGAATGTGACTCTGAGGGATCTTTTCCTCTCCGAAGTGCTTGTTCACAAACACCAGCGCGTAGAGGTAGCCCATGCGCCCATACAGCAGCTCGTCTGGCACTCGCGGGTCCAGCTTGTGTAGATGGAGCAAGCTGCAAAGAAAAAGTCACATGGAGGATGTTAGAGGACACTCAGAGCAGCGTAAATAGTGTTTCATTTGGCTGCTCAAGGAATGCCTGAAAGTCAAACTACTGCTGTGGAAAAAATCTCATCCCTTACGCTTGgaagtcacagaatggtttgggttggaagggacctcaaagcccatccagtcctactcctgccacaggcagggacacctcccatgggatcaggggctccaagccccatccagcctggccttgcacccctccagggatggggcctgaTGGAAAAGCCCCTTTCTCTCCTGCAAGTGGCCAGGGCTGCATTGTTATTGGCATCAACTgtgcctgcagcagggagagggcgCAGAAACCAGCCCGGAGAGCTGTGTGCATGTCGCAGCAGTGTGAAGAGCAGAAAAGGTGCCTTGGCAGCCTCTGCTTTGGCGCAGAACTATGTGTTGcaaagggaagaagcagctaAATGTCCCGAGTACCCTCGGAGCAGAGAGGGGATGCTGGGCTCTGACTCCCACAGCAGGAAACTTCCCCTTGGCGCTGGACTCAAAAGCGAGCAGGGATAttgaaggagaaaggagggtGATGTCTCAATGTGGACTGGCCTCATCTCCTCATGTACCACTCCTGATTAGGTTTCTAGCAGATTAAACGCAAGAAACAGAGTTTACACCCGGGACAAGGAGTAAGGAGGGCTCCCTCTCTCAGCTGCGTGGCTGAAAGAAaggccctgctgcctcctcatGCCCCCTGGCCCCAGGTCCGAGGAAGGCAGATGAAAAGCAGAGTTTCCAAGGAGGAAAACAGCATTGCAACAGagggactctgcccagcagcaggCTGGCCAGGAGAAATGCTGCCTAGTGGTGTTGTTCAGCTCCAAGATGTCACGGAGATGCCCGATGCAACAGAAGgaatggatgggtggatgaactGCAACACCCACAGCTGGGATTTGCTGAGGTCTGGATGTGAAATCTTCTTTCCGTGGGGAAATCTGGAGCAGCTGGAGCCACTACTGCTCCTTATGCATTACTGCTTCTACCTCGAGCTGCTCTCCCAGCCAGGATAACCAGGGGAAGAAGCCTCTGGTGGATTTGAAACATGGGGCAGGGCTGCGTGGCACGTGTGCAGCAAGAGGTGCCTGATTGACTGCAGGCAGAAAAGCTTTTCTCAGGGGTGAGGTGGTAAACCAAGGTCCCTGAAGGAAAAGCCACTCCTGCTCACAGCTCAGCCTCAACTGCCAAAGATCAGCAGTTCCTGGACAGAGGGAAAGTGAGGCAGCTCTAGAGCAAGGTGGGAGTTTCATATGCCACCAGCTCTAAAAGCAAACCTTTGACCTTCTGAAGTGGTGGGAGATGGCAGGGAAAAGAGGACGGCTGGAACATGGCTCCGATTCACAGGCTCCTGGAAAATGGGCCGCCCTAAAATACTAGTCTCTCCAGAGCATAAAAGCACGTTTGTCAGTCACGAACTCATTTAGTCAAGAACAAGGAGCTAAGAAAAAGTGAGCGCCTGTCTGTTCCACTGCAGGTAAAACCTGGCTGATGGATTCTCTCCTCGGGTTCTGTAAAGATGAGGCATCTTAGGAGACGGAGAGTGAAATGGAGAGAGGCCCTCCTTCTCCACAGCTGTAACAGAAGTGCTCTTGCACTGCGTAACTTAGCAACTGTTCTGTAACTACACAGCACACCCGAAACTCACTTCAGTGTTTCAATTCAGGGAGCTATTTCCCAAAGACAGACACTGTTTAAAGGCAGCACGGCCAGGCAAGCTGCTCTGGGAATCGGTGGCAGAGTGAGGGAAGTACAACTGCTCCTTCCAGAAAGccgcatttttctcttttcctccctcagAGATGAATAAAGAAACCGATTTCCAAGGCTCTGCCTTTACTACGCCATTAGATGGCAGTGCAGAATTAATCGCGAGCTTCCATTCTGCCACAGAGCCGCAGGCAGGAAAAGAAGGATATGAGGAAGGGAGAGCTACAGCAAGGAAATTAGGGATTTATCACACCTTGGGTTTATGCAGTGACCCCGGCTGGCCTGTACTGTTTGACTGATCAATTCCCATCCAGTTAGCAAATACATTAATCACTGCGAGATTCACCACTTCGACACCACATTAAGCAAAACCTAAACCACagcttatttcacagaatcatggaatcatttggttggaaaagacctttgagaccgagtccagccatacctgcccactgctaaaccagatccctgagcacctcatctgcctggcttttaaacccctccagggacagggactccaccacctccctgtgcagcctctgccagggcctgagaaacCTTTTTCCATGAAGGCATTTTTCCCAGTATCCAagctgaacctgccctggtgcagcttgagggcatttcctctcatcccatcacctgtcacttgggaaaagagcctTGCACCCACctcgccacaacctcctttcaggagcggcaaagagcaatgaggtctctcctcagcctcctcttctccaggctaaacagccccaggtccctcagccactgctcataacccttgttctccagccccttccccagctctgttgctcttctcaaGAGTAAGGACGGGTTTTCTGTTCTCAGACTGACCATATCCACATGGACAGAAGCTATTCTTAGTAACTTCGTGTCCAAACCATCCAGGCACCTTAATTGCCACCCACAGCTTTTTAATTGATATCGTGCATCCCTTGCTGTTTAGAGGCACTCGGTGTCATTCTCAGTGTCTTGGTTTCATGCTGACCAC encodes:
- the LANCL1 gene encoding glutathione S-transferase LANCL1, translating into MAQRALPNPYADYDKSLATGYFDAAGRLSPEFTQRLNNKIRELLQQMERGLKSADPKDCTAYTGWAGIALLYLHLYDVYGDPAHLQAAHEYVKKSLSCLTRRSITFLCGDAGPLAVAAVVYHKLQNQKQAEECITRLLHLHKLDPRVPDELLYGRMGYLYALVFVNKHFGEEKIPQSHIQQVCEAVVASGESLAKRRNFTGKSPLMYEWYQEYYVGAAHGLAGIYYYLMQPGLGVSQVKLHNAVKPSVDYVCQLKFPSGNYPPCVGDARDLLVHWCHGAPGVIYMLLQAYKVFGEEQYLHDALQCAEVIWQHGLLKKGYGLCHGTAGNAYGFLALYNLTQNMKYLYRACKFAEWCLSYGQHGCRTPDTPFSLFEGMAGTIYFLADLLVPTSARFPAFEL